In the genome of Mangifera indica cultivar Alphonso chromosome 9, CATAS_Mindica_2.1, whole genome shotgun sequence, the window TCCATGTAACAAATTACAAGAGCACTCACATTTCCACCCACCATACATAGACTGTATATACATGAATGCGTGCCTGGATCATGTCAAAAGGATGTATATAGGTATGAAGgcctcaaaaataattaaatcacaaaactataataacaaaaaatttgcaaaagatCATATCCATGGTGTAATAATAGGTTTTTGGCAGTAAATACTCATCAGTAAAGATTCATTAAGCTATAAACCAAAACACTTCTTTATCTTTGGATCAGTGCTGATCCAGAGCCCCAGAGCATGATCCAAGGATCAGCAGCGGGGTAACCTTACCATTGTAGCATAACCATATTCAAGATTTAAACATATACAACCTCTTGggatttatataatatttgacaGTACACCTACTGGTGAGAGTCAAAGGAAAAGTTCAATTCCTTGAGAAGATGAGAGAACGTCCAGATCCTCTTGCATACATCAATACGCTAATACTAGAGATTCAAACACAAATTTTAAATGCTGTAGACAATGTAAGTATCAAATTCCATAACTTTTTACAGAACACACATCCTCAGTGATAACTGATAGGAGGATGATCTACCACATCAGTAGTAactaatttgatgaaaaaactTAAGATTCAACACAAAGATTAAGCACCAATAACAGTAAAAATAACGTGAAGAATGCAGTGACAATAAAATTGGATGGACAAGATGTGCTGTTTTAGCATTTTGGGTGAATCACAGcataattagttaaaataaggagtattttaaactattcaaatcaatataatGCAGCCACGTAATGATTTAACACATTTTGGTTTCTAAAAGCAAGATAAAATCTGTTTTTCcaagagtttaaaaaataaaataaaatagaccATTTTTATTGGAACTCTGTAAACAAGACAGCCTTCCATGCAATTTTAAGTTGATAGTTGCACATACTGGgcactatataaataatatcaatgtGCATACATGAATTTAAAAGAGTGGAATAAgtgttaataataattcaaaatgagATATATGTCAAGGCATTCTGCTTATACAGAATATGATCTACATGTTTAGGATACAGTTAATAAGGTTATGAAACATGGAAAAGGTTTGAAATTGAGCCATAAAGCAGTATAATTTTAAGAGGTAAAATGGATGATGCATTGTTATCATAAGCATCAACCAACTTAACAATGCAAACATAGTCCATACAAGCATGTAACTACAAACTCATCGCCTGATCATCTTAATTTATTCACACAATCAATTAAGCTCACCCTTTTTATTCACATATTGCAATCAATACCCCTTTCTAATTTGGAAAGCAACCAAGGCACTTGTGAAACAGCATTATTTCTTAATCTATCAAATGACTATCACCATGAACTCctgtatacttaaaattagcTCCAGTATTTTATGTACTATGAAAGTACTGCCACAAGAAAACAAGCAGCCAAATTCTTTCGTTTAGATTTGTTGAATATCACATCCTTGGCGTTTTGAGATTatgcaaatagaaaaaaaggatttttattttcctataaAAGATACCCGAAATAGTCGAAACCCCGATTAAAATTCAGGAAACCCAATCAGAATTTCTAGCGTTTAACATAACCAATTGAAAATACCTTCATACAAGCAGAATTACAAGTAAAAGAAAGGAACTTCTGAAGAAAAGCTTCATAAAAACACAACATGTAAAATAAGAAAGTTGACAAGGAACGAAACCTGAAAGACTGGAGCGGTCAATGGCAAAAAGCAAACGGGACAATCAAGAAGTTCCGGGTCGGTTAAAGTCACAGAAATTGAGCCATTTCCACTAAGTTTGGCCGTATCAGAACTCCCTCCTTTGCCACCATTATTAGCCGCAGCTGCCTCTTCATTTTCTTCGCATGAGTCTTCATTCCTTCCAATTTCATAACTTTCTTTCCCTTCAATatcttcatcttcctctttCTCTTCGTCCTCCTCTTCACATTCTTCATCGtcctcttcaatttcttcatatGATTCCTCAACTTCgtattcttcttcctcttcggtTCTGTCATCTTCTACTTCAATTTCTTCACACGACTCTTCACTCTTTCCTCTATCTTCTACTCCTACTTCAATTTCTTCACATGATCTTTCATCCCTCCCTCCAACTGCCACTCCTGGTTGAATATTTCCCCCATCTTTATCAGGAATTTCATCTCTCAAGTTGATTCTACTTGGACTCACCCTTCTCGGTCTCTTGAGTTTTGGCCCGATGGTTTTAACAGGTCCATACACATCTTCTTCTCTACTCGAAATCCAGGTTCTGCTTCTTCCCATGTCGCCTTCCCCTGCTTTTCCTACGAAAAACCTAAACATAAATTACCACCATATATGAGCAAAAAAATCAATCACCCACTCGATAGTTTCCAAAACTTTGGGggttaattgaatttttttaacctttaattTCTCTGATTTTTTTGGACAAGCCCGAGACCAAGTTTTTAATCTTCTACTGTTGCAGTTAATATACATTTATCGATTGCCGtttatatttaaagaatttCTCTGCAGatcttatatatgttattttgtgaggtaataaaatatttcgacAAGCAATATATTCTTATTCTGAATCTGACCTCAGAAGTCTTCATTGATAATGAATTTGGAAAGTTTTACTAAAACGCTGGCCTTTccaattttcaataaaacaagTTTTAGGTAACATTTACACGTTACAGTCGGTCATATTTTTAGCCGAGACTGGATTCGAACTGAatctaaaatatgaattaacccgagtttgtttcatattttataaaaagagttattatatgaatcaaataaaaatgttattaaacatcacgaaataaataataacatcaacaaaatatataacCTTATCGATagaataaatagtatcattcatggagaaataattttgtttaaaaagaattcaaatcgaattgttaaataaaaactttaacttaaatcaaactaaatcgtAATTTAAACTTAACGGACATAGTTTGAATACaaccatattattatttaatttcatccATACCTATCGCATTATCACGTAAGGGCAATAAATCACTTTGCTAGCTTAATTTAAGgcctaacttttttttttctggatgAATGTTGATTTTCCAAACAGGAGATAACAGTCCACTCAACAGATCATTTGGTTTCTCTTAGAACACAACAAATTTCTCTCCCAAAATATCAAGTTTCTAAAAGCAAATCATGTGTTCATGAACAAGGAATACAACTGATCCATGAAATGAAACATTTCCAAGAGGTTGAGTTTCATTACGGAGAACTAAAAGGACTCCTTCTTTCTCCTCTtgaagaacaagaacaagaaatttGTTGTCAACATCTTGGGTGACATGAAACAGGCTATTGTACTGGAATCGAGAGTGCAGAGAGATTATGTTGAGCACTGCAGTGTTGGCATAATTGGATGGTCTGGTGTACAGGCTTGTGACCTTTTAATTCTCAAAAATACCCGAACTGAGTATCACTTGAATCAAATATCGGTTAGTTATTTGCCACTCTCCTGGAAAGGATTTAGCTATCATACCATACTTGCAAGACGCAACAACAGCAGCCTTGCTATATTACAATCTTTAACAAAGAGCCTTCATGCCCATTAGATTGGTATATGCTtaacctttttattttgataatctaattTTTGTATATCCAATGATGCCAAACAAGTAAAGGTTTGATTTTTCTGGGTTAAGGACATTTTTGCTCATTCTTACATATCAAGAATGTGCGAGTTATGTTGGATGAAACAAGTAAAAACGATGTGTTAAACAATTAAGAAGTAAAAAAAAGCAaatagcattcaagtgtattaaTATCATTGCATCGTAACTCAACGTTGTAGTTGGGAAAGCTTTAAATCCTTATTGAATCAAGTGGCAAGTGGGAAACTGATATCGTGTGTCGCTTGAGATTCTATGTAGCAGTTGTTAAGGGAGTTGCTGTTGTTTTTATATTTGTGGGGGAAAACGGTTGATATCCCTGATTTGTAGCAATATAGGGATACGATTTTActgatttgatcaaattaaaggtGGCTTTACGGTTGTAGGGAGCCTTTTCGACTGATACTTCTCTTTCTCCCTTACAAAGCCGAAGTCTTAGTTGAAGGTTTATACTGGTTCATCATATCCAACACCGAACTTATTGGAATTTCTCTTTCGATTCAGGTACCCATATTCATTATGTTATTGTGAAGTTGCTCATTTAGTTCATTGAATAAAGTTAAATATGTGCTAAGAACCAAATCCAGGGTGAAAATGGTGTCAAATCTCAAAAAGAAGCACATAAAGAGGATCAAGAAGGCTGGTTTTTACGTCTACCTCAGACCAACTTCAGAGAAGAAGTTTCTAATCAAGGAAATAATATTGATGGCAGCCTTCAGAGGAACGATGTTGTGGGACTTTGTTTGCCTTTCTGCTTAACTAATCCAGAGGTTTTTCACTGCCCCATTTGCTTTTAGCCCTTGACACCTCCCGTTTTACAGGATTTTCTCTCTTGAAActtcttaattttttgtgttttctttacATGAAGTTTTCTGTTTGTGGTTAGTTAGGCTGATTAGGATTATCTCATACGTTTCTTATCCAAAGCTCCATGTTTTCTTTACACAATTggataaaaaattactaagtttACCACAAGCAAATTAAGGAAAATGTATACGAGGGTCAAGAAAGTTAGTGAAGTTTCAagagatttctttttttttaaagaaaataaatcatgGTTTGGGAATAGAAACTTGATTGCCTATATAAATGTTCATCTGCAAAAATCGTCTCTGATAAATTTGTTTACTGTAGCAATTCAGATATTCATTTCAATATGATGATTCCTACTATCTTTGGTTTCTATGCAGTGTGAAAATGGGCACATTTCTTGCTCTCCTTGCTCCACCGAACTTAAGAATAGATGTGCTTCCTGCTGTAGTATTACTGCTTACCGTAACACGGCGGTTGAGAAGATCTTAGAATCAGTCATTATTTCTTGCCAAAATGCAATGTATGGGTGTAAATCAACAATGACTTACCAAACGAGACATGATCACGAGACGACATGTATGTATTCACCGTGTTCGTGCCCCCCTACAGATTGCATTTTTGTTTGTTCGTCTAGCCAGTTATACCAACACTACCGTGATAACCATAAGGATTCAGCAGTAAAATTCCAATACAGTCATCCGGTGCTTGTAACCTTAAAATTCTTTACAACATAACTGAACGTCTTGGCAATGTTATATTAGTCAGTTGTATAGGATCTGGATCCCAGACATGGTACTATGATATTTCGGCAAGACTGGGAACTTCAGCCACCACCCTTAAATTCTGGTCGACATCTTTGTGCTCTAAAGACCTGCTTGATGACCCTTTTTCAGTATTTGGGTTAGACACATTGGGGTTCCTTATAGTTCCATCTAATTTCATTGGTTCTTGCAGGAAGCTGGAGTTGGTTGTGTGCGTATGGAAGCCTGATGCAACTCGTAGTGAGCTTGATCTTGGCTTATTTGGCAGAGTTGTAAATATTGCTTGATGTTAAGATTTCCTTCTGAGGAGTAGTTGCATTATCTTTTATTGTGCCTGGaatttatgacaaaaaattattattggaaACATGAAATTCAATGACATTGTTTTCTTAGAAACTTGATTTTCTGAGCTCATGTGGATATACAGTTTTCTGTTAAACTAACCTGTTGACAATGTTGGTCTCCTGTATAAACTTTGTCTGaaatatttactcttagtaATGTTATAATAGAACCAATTTATAATGTGAAAACCTTCATTTCTCTCCCTGTTGAAAACAAGTATATATTTCAAAGGATATAACACAACACTTGTTTACAGACGAGTTACTTTGTAGCAAcatgttcattttttttacttCACATATTCATAGCCCTCctgaaaattaaaatcttatttcaCTTGATATGCCTTACGCAAATCTCCAACTTAAGCTGCCCAgaattaccaaagtaatcagCTTGAAGTAGAAGGGTGCAAGATGAAGGTTGGTTATCAATCTGACTTTGAATGCTCTTTGTGCAAGACTGAAATGCAATGACGCTTTCCTCAAATTTTGccacaatattataacaataccCTTCCTTTGCTGAGGGCGCAATACAACAAATAGAAACTGCATTCGCCACAGcatcaattttgtttttcagaATAAATGACACCATCCTTCTCTTCTTGAAGAACAAGGAAAGTGTCATCATAATTTAAGGCTATACTTGGAAGACTTTGTTGTGCTGAAATTGTACCAATGAATTCACATGTTCATCCTTGAGGTGTTTGTACAACTGGGGACAAGAACCTACAAAATTGCAGTCTGATATGGGGCATGAGCACGGTGCATAGTGGCATGTCCTTGCCTGAACGAGCTTCTTGCTAAAACTCGTTTCTTTGCACCTGTTCTTTGTGTTTTGACATTTTACTTTGATGGAAGCTAAAACTTTCTCAATTGCCCGGCAACGGTTATATCCAATAGGCAAACAGCAGGATGGACATTTGTTCATAATTTTGGTGCAGCATGAAGAGCAAGCTACATGCCCATTTTCACACTGAAATGCCACAGGCATGGAAAAGACGTCAGATtgttatatttgacaaaatgaaTTGCTAGTGTAGGGAAGGTTATTAGACAAATTTCAGAACATACACACCTACTAGTGTACATTCATTCTTGAACCAGTGTAGGATAAGACAATATATAACCTAGATTCTTCATGAAAGAAatacatttaacattaaaatggAAAGCTTTCAGCATACCAATATCTTCCAGTATGTATGTTCATATGAATGTAATGAAATAGATACTAAACACAAATATTTACAGAGCATAAAAAAGTTAGATTATCCTTTCAAGTAACCTTGAACTATTAGCCTAACTCCTACAATCCTACTTACACGTTTCAAAATATAGAGAAAACTCAGCATCTCATTAACCTGCACTCAGAAAAGTTTATTTATACCataatcttgaattttttatgagGTGGTAAGAATTTCTAAGCTTACCATCCATGTCACTATGTACCTAGCAACAATCTTCACCACCTAATTGAATCTAAAAGAGTTGGTGGGTGGGATTTTGTTAGACTGGTTCAATCGATCCagatataaaaaagaaagaggtAGATAGGAAAAACTTAACAAACAAACCAAACTGTTGATTGCAATTCACAAATCACAAATGAATTCATCCATTCAATGTCACATACTAatctgaaattttataaaattaacggccaaataattgaattgttCAAAACTAAGAAACATTAGAAGGTTATTGAATTGTATGAATGCTTTAAAAAGAGAGCCAAAACAGGATGAGGAAAGCTAAACAGCTTCAATGTAAGAGTTTCTTACCTACTGTAATTCTCTTCCTACACAAATAAGGAAACCAATAAATTTCACTTAAGATCCTTGGTATTTACAGTTAATTACCCAACAAATTCATAAGCATACTGCAAGTTACACAAGTCACAAGTATAGAGAAACTAGCCTTAACTAACCAAACTTATTCTGATACGTTtgttgagaaaaaatattaagaagtCTGCACATGTTTTTGCCATAGCGGGCCCGGAATATTCTCTCTACTATCCCAATAAGTAAAGCCCGGAACTTTTGTTCTGTTGTGATTCTCTTCCTACACAAATAACTGACTGCCAATGTTTATGTTCTACTTATTGGACAGCTGTCTCACTCGGCTGTCACTTAGCGTCGGTTCCTGCCATCAACCTTTCCTCAGctttcatgttttttatttttctgtctttCATTGAAGACCTTTCAGTGCTGATGCTTCTCCCTGTTGCACAATTTTTTCATCCAATGCTCACTTTGGCTGAACAAATgttcctccttttttttttttttttttaattttgccgCCTCCTTTTTATGCTTTCATTCCACTAGCTCTTTGTTCTGTTGTTTGCCTCACTCATTTTTGTAAGGATGGTACCCTGCTCCTGTCTCAAGCTAAGAAGGAAGATTTAAGGAAGGTAAGGTAACAAAAGAAAGGacgatttaaaaaagaaaaacagaaggAAGATCAGAATCCAAAGTCAAATCAAGTTAAGCCACTGTCTCAAGCTAAGAAGATTGAGTTTAAGAGGGGATGTTGGTATGCTTTTGGAAGAGCAGCAGCTACTGAGAGGAGTTGAGTTTAAGAGGGGATACCAGAGTACATGGGTGAAAATGCAAGGAATCAAATGTAGAGGACTTCGTTAAAATTTCCAGTATTCAattgtgtttttaaaatatgaagatATTCAGCCTCAGATAAATAGGCTGAAATATCTTTAACTTTTAATCAAAAGTCTCCCTTCTTTTCCAGAGAACCCTTCCTCTCTCGTTCACTTTTCGTTCTTCCTCATAGATTAGGGTTTGATTCTTTTGCTCTTTTTTCTTTGCAAATCCTAGTGCTATAGCTCGAGTCTTGGCATACTTGAAGGCTTATATTGGTTCCTGATAACTAACACCTAACTTAGTGGaatttctctttcaatttaGGTATACACATTCATTATGTTACTGTGAAGTTGCTTATTTAATTCATTGAATAAAGTTATATATGTGCTAAAAACCAAATCCAGGGCGAAAATGGAGGCAAATCTTAATAGAAGGTCCATGAGGAGGAGAAAGATGGCTCGTTTCCGTCGACCTCAGACCAACTTCAGAGAAGAAATTCCTGATCCAAACAATAATATTGATGGTAACCTGCAGAGGAACGATGTTGTGGGACTTTCTTTGCCTTTCCGCTTAACTAACCCAGAGGTTTTTGACTGCCCCATTTGCTTTGAGCCCTTGACACCTCCTGTTTTTCAGGTTTTTCTCTCTTGAAACTTCTTAATCTTTTGTGTTGAATTTCTTTACAAGATGTTTTGGGTTTGTGGTTAGTAAGGCTGACTTGGATTATCTCATGCCTTTCTTATCCAAgcttcatcttttcttttcacaATTGGGGAAATTTAACAACTTTAGCACAAGCCAATTGAGGAAAATCTATACGGGTCCAGAAAGTTAGTGAATTTTCAAGGGATTCCTTTTTTCTTAAGagaataaataatgatttgCGAAGAGAAACTCGTTTGCCTGTATAAATGTTCATGTGCAAAACTGTCTCTGATAAATTTTTTTGCTGTGGCAAATCAGATATTCATTTCAGTATGGTGATTCCTGCTATCTTTGGTTTCCATGCAGTGTGAAAATGGTCATATTTCTTGCTCTTCTTGCTCCACCAAACTTACGAATAGATGTGCTTCCTGCTTTTGTAATATTGCTTACCGTAACAGGGCGGTTGAGAAGATCTTAGAATCAGTCATTATCTCATGCCAAAATGCAATTTATGGGTGTCGATCAACAATGACTTACCAAACCAAACATGAACATGAGAAGACATGTATGTATTTGCCATGTTCGTGCCCCCTTTCGGATTGCATTTTTGTTGGTTCATCTAGCCAGTTATACAAACACTACCGCGATAACCATGAGGATTCAGCAGTAAAATTCCAATACAATCACAACATGCAGGTAACCTTAAAAGCAGATGAGAAGTTCCTTGTTCTTCAAGAAGAGGAAGATGGTGTCCTCTTTATTCTCTACAACAAAACTGAACGGCTTGGCAATGTTATATTAGTCAGTTGTATAGGAACTGGATCACAGACATGGAACTATGATATTTTGTCAAGAATGGGAACTTCTGCCACCACCCTTAACTTCCAGTCGACTTGTTTGTGCGCTAAAGATCTGCTTGATGACCCTCTTTCAGTATTTGGGTTGGATACAGTAGGGTTCCTTGTAGTTCCATCTAATTTCATTGGTTCTTGCGGGAAGCTGGAGTTGGTTGTGTGCATTTGGAGGCCTGATGCAACTGCTGGTGAGCTTGATCTTGGCTTATTTAACAGAGTTGTAAATATTGCCTGATGTTAAGATTCCCTCTGAGGGGTAGTTGCATTATCGTTTATTGTTGCCTGGTATTTATGACAAGAATTGTTATTGGAAACATGAAATGCAATCACACTCTGTTCTATTAGAAACTTGATTTTCAGATTCCATGCGGATATTCAGTTTTCTGTTAAACTACCCTGTTGACAATCTTTATCTCCTGTATAAACTTTGTTTGAAATATTTCTTGTTAATGTTATAATAGAAACAATTTATAATGTGGGAATCTTCACGCCTCTCcctgttgaaaataaaatatacatttcAGATGATACAACACAATACTTGTTTACTGATGAGTTACTTTGTATCAACATGATcgtatttttctcctttttacaTATACATGGTCctgaaaattaatttcttatttcacCTGCTATGCCTTATGCAAATCTCCAACTTAAACTGCCCAGAATTACTAAAGGAATCAGCTGGAAGTAGAAGGGTGCAAGATGAAGGCTGGTCATCGATCCGACTTTGAATGTCCTTTGTGCAAGACTGAAATGTAATGATACTTCCCTCAGATTTTGCCACAATATTATAACTAAACCCCCCCTTTGCTGAGGGCGCAATACAGCAAATAGAAACTGCATTCGCCACAGCATCAATTTTGTTGTTCAGAAGCATAAATAAGACACCATCCTTCTCTTCTTGAAGTATAAGGAAAGTGTCATCATAATTTAAGGTGACTTGGAAGACTTTGTTGTGTTGAAATTGTGCCCGTGAATTCAAATGTTCATCCCTGAAGTGTTTGTATAACTGGGTACAAGAACCAACAAAATTGCAGTCTGACATAGGGCATGAGCATGGTGCGTAGTGGCATGTCTTTGTATGAACAAGTTCCTTGCTAATACTCACTGTTTCTTTGCACCCGTACTTTGCGTTTTGACATTTTACTTGGATGGAATCTAAAACTTTCTCAATTGCCCGGCAACGGTTATATCCAATAGGCAAACAGCAGGAAGGACATTTGTTCATAATTTTGGTGCAGCAGGAAGAGCAAGCTATATGCCCGTTTTCACACTGAAATGCCACATGCATGGAAAAGACGTCAGATTGTTATATTTGACCAAGGAATTGCTAATGTAGGGACAAATTTCAGAACATGCACACTAGCGTTCATTCATTCTTGAACCAGTGTAGGATATGACAGTATATAGCCTAGATTCGTCATGATAGCAgtacatttaacattaaaatggAGAGCTTTCAACATAGCAATATCTTCCAGTATGTATGTTTGTATGAATGTAATGAAATAGATACTAAACA includes:
- the LOC123225491 gene encoding E3 ubiquitin-protein ligase SINA-like 5 isoform X3, which translates into the protein MFRFFVGKAGEGDMGRSRTWISSREEDVYGPVKTIGPKLKRPRRVSPSRINLRDEIPDKDGGNIQPGVAVGGRDERSCEEIEVGVEDRGKSEESCEEIEVEDDRTEEEEEYEVEESYEEIEEDDEECEEEDEEKEEDEDIEGKESYEIGRNEDSCEENEEAAAANNGGKGGSSDTAKLSGNGSISVTLTDPELLDCPVCFLPLTAPVFQCQQGHIACAYCCSDLKYKCPSCNFNIGYIRNTAIENILKSTKVACPNARYGCNETMSYPELYEHEEICNRARFVCPFSDCDFIGPYGHFHLHFLVSCFSHFWNGGATYSIMVKTRRAPLKFDSCAKNLQNLDEEKTSLASLLVPSNLFDLKGQLSLSIHISAP
- the LOC123225491 gene encoding E3 ubiquitin-protein ligase SINA-like 10 isoform X2, coding for MFRFFVGKAGEGDMGRSRTWISSREEDVYGPVKTIGPKLKRPRRVSPSRINLRDEIPDKDGGNIQPGVAVGGRDERSCEEIEVGVEDRGKSEESCEEIEVEDDRTEEEEEYEVEESYEEIEEDDEECEEEDEEKEEDEDIEGKESYEIGRNEDSCEENEEAAAANNGGKGGSSDTAKLSGNGSISVTLTDPELLDCPVCFLPLTAPVFQCQQGHIACAYCCSDLKYKCPSCNFNIGYIRNTAIENILKSTKVACPNARYGCNETMSYPELYEHEEICNRARFVCPFSDCDFIGPYGHFHLHFLESCRDIYILYNATEHPGNLISVSCFSHFWNGGATYSIMVKTRRAPLKFDSCAKNLQNLDEEKTSLASLLVPSNLFDLKGQLSLSIHISAP
- the LOC123225729 gene encoding E3 ubiquitin-protein ligase SINA-like 10 isoform X2 — its product is MEANLNRRSMRRRKMARFRRPQTNFREEIPDPNNNIDGNLQRNDVVGLSLPFRLTNPEVFDCPICFEPLTPPVFQCENGHISCSSCSTKLTNRCASCFCNIAYRNRAVEKILESVIISCQNAIYGCRSTMTYQTKHEHEKTCMYLPCSCPLSDCIFVGSSSQLYKHYRDNHEDSAVKFQYNHNMQVTLKADEKFLVLQEEEDGVLFILYNKTERLGNVILVSCIGTGSQTWNYDILSRMGTSATTLNFQSTCLCAKDLLDDPLSVFGLDTVGFLVVPSNFIGSCGKLELVVCIWRPDATAGELDLGLFNRVVNIA
- the LOC123225729 gene encoding E3 ubiquitin-protein ligase SINA-like 10 isoform X1; amino-acid sequence: MEANLNRRSMRRRKMARFRRPQTNFREEIPDPNNNIDGNLQRNDVVGLSLPFRLTNPEVFDCPICFEPLTPPVFQCENGHISCSSCSTKLTNRCASCFCNIAYRNRAVEKILESVIISCQNAIYGCRSTMTYQTKHEHEKTCMYLPCSCPLSDCIFVGSSSQLYKHYRDNHEDSAVKFQYNHNMQVTLKADEKFLVLQEEEDGVLFILYNKTERLGNVILVSCIGTGSQTWNYDILSRMGTSATTLNFQSTCLCAKDLLDDPLSVFGLDTVGFLVVPSNFIGSCGKLELVVCIWRPDATAELLKESAGSRRVQDEGWSSIRL